In the genome of Candidatus Bathyarchaeota archaeon, one region contains:
- a CDS encoding DUF401 family protein, which produces MQIDTIDVLLSKLGAVSLVLLDPVVALVASFVFLAVMLYKRVSIGVTLVSTAIIMSFLSMGLAGVFKVLVETTFNLLTISLVAVTWGIMLLSLLYRETKALESLSRSFSGLLKNPKLIVSALPAMIGLLAVPGGALMSAPLVEKEAEKLKLEENKKAFVNVWFRHVIFPVYPMSQVIILAATLTHTSITSIVISQIPVAITMIVIGYFTVLKKATVAEDVILKTKFQENLKRFLISFSPILVMILTAVIFGVDVSIAAFIGIALLLLITRPRRCIILKTVSNVAVYKITLAAYGAMLLRNATMTSGVSEVLGQTIATWNANEVLLLSAVPAVLGFLVGSPSGSIAISVPILEGILNFTSRSASLLYISAFLGYLAAPTHLCLVLTADYFKISLNKVYKFLVPSLAISFAAALLVYHVM; this is translated from the coding sequence ATGCAGATTGATACTATTGATGTGCTTCTGTCGAAGCTAGGAGCAGTTAGTTTGGTCTTGCTTGACCCTGTGGTGGCGCTTGTTGCTTCATTCGTCTTTCTAGCAGTTATGTTGTATAAACGTGTGAGTATAGGAGTGACGTTGGTTTCTACCGCAATAATTATGAGCTTTCTTTCAATGGGTCTAGCTGGTGTTTTCAAGGTCTTGGTTGAAACCACTTTTAACCTACTTACAATATCGCTTGTGGCAGTAACATGGGGGATAATGCTGTTGAGCCTTCTTTACAGGGAAACAAAAGCTTTAGAGTCCCTTAGCAGAAGCTTCAGCGGTTTACTTAAAAATCCTAAACTCATAGTAAGTGCACTTCCAGCCATGATAGGGCTTCTTGCAGTGCCAGGAGGAGCTTTGATGTCAGCGCCACTCGTGGAGAAAGAAGCGGAAAAGCTCAAACTGGAAGAAAATAAGAAAGCTTTTGTGAACGTGTGGTTCAGACACGTAATCTTTCCAGTGTACCCGATGAGCCAAGTCATAATACTTGCAGCGACCCTTACACACACGTCGATAACGTCGATAGTTATAAGCCAGATTCCTGTCGCCATTACTATGATAGTAATAGGATATTTTACTGTTCTCAAGAAAGCTACTGTTGCTGAAGACGTGATCTTAAAGACAAAATTTCAGGAGAATCTTAAGAGGTTCTTAATATCATTTTCGCCAATATTGGTGATGATTTTGACTGCTGTAATTTTTGGGGTTGACGTTTCCATCGCGGCATTTATAGGGATAGCCTTGCTGCTCCTCATCACCAGACCTCGCCGATGTATTATTCTTAAAACGGTCTCAAACGTCGCAGTTTACAAGATAACTTTGGCTGCGTACGGCGCCATGTTACTGCGTAACGCCACTATGACTTCTGGAGTATCAGAGGTTCTGGGTCAAACAATTGCTACATGGAACGCGAACGAGGTTTTATTACTATCAGCGGTTCCAGCAGTTCTAGGATTCCTTGTCGGTTCACCTTCTGGAAGTATAGCCATAAGCGTGCCAATACTTGAGGGAATATTGAATTTTACTTCTAGAAGTGCAAGTTTGCTTTATATTTCAGCTTTCCTAGGGTATTTAGCAGCCCCTACTCATCTCTGCCTGGTTTTGACTGCTGATTACTTCAAAATTTCACTAAACAAAGTGTACAAGTTTTTGGTGCCATCATTAGCAATATCGTTTGCTGCGGCTTTACTAGTCTACCATGTAATGTGA
- a CDS encoding DNA topoisomerase I → MKQLIHNGVLIPKKPEWKELYITLQSKRVNLTPKQEEMAVAWVKKLNTEYVKDPIFVKNFFKDFRKALGIKNKIPPENFDFSVIIKHVEKEKTYKLSLTKEQKRKLAAKRKAIREKNKEKYGFAKVDDFKVEIGNYTAEPSSIFMGRGKHPLRGRWKHGAHKSDIILNLSPDAPKPLGNWKEIVWNPDNMWIAKWDDKLRGKEKYVWLADSSPLKQRKDIEKFNKAIELSKKIEEVRKHIAANLDAEDVTRRKIATVCYLIDALKLRVGDEKEADEADTVGATTLRPEHVKFGKNRVVTFDFLGKDAVRWQKRIRLPEQIINNIQESMKIANSSIFEGVRSNNVSLFLDEVVTGISSKVFRTYHASKVVDDFLYSSDVSKPDPDYEKKHIATMANLEAAIICNHKRKPRKNWKESLEKKMDRLNKLKAKGTPSAKKRAKILRSKIKAFRETRDYNLGTSLKSYIDPRIYYRWGRKVDFDWKLYYPKALQKKFSWVERKTN, encoded by the coding sequence ATGAAACAGCTGATTCACAACGGTGTCCTTATCCCGAAAAAGCCTGAATGGAAAGAACTATACATTACATTGCAGAGTAAACGTGTGAACTTGACGCCAAAGCAGGAGGAAATGGCTGTCGCGTGGGTCAAGAAGCTTAACACGGAATACGTAAAAGACCCTATTTTCGTCAAGAACTTCTTCAAAGACTTTCGCAAAGCATTGGGCATAAAAAATAAGATACCGCCAGAAAACTTCGACTTCTCAGTTATAATCAAACATGTTGAAAAAGAAAAAACCTACAAACTGAGCCTTACAAAAGAGCAAAAAAGGAAATTGGCTGCCAAACGCAAGGCGATTAGAGAGAAAAACAAAGAGAAATATGGCTTTGCCAAAGTGGATGATTTCAAAGTAGAAATCGGTAACTACACTGCTGAGCCCTCAAGCATTTTCATGGGACGAGGAAAACATCCGTTACGAGGACGCTGGAAACATGGTGCGCACAAAAGCGACATAATTCTTAACCTTTCACCAGATGCGCCAAAGCCACTGGGTAACTGGAAAGAAATAGTGTGGAACCCAGATAATATGTGGATAGCCAAGTGGGACGATAAACTTCGAGGTAAAGAGAAATATGTGTGGCTAGCGGATTCATCACCTTTAAAGCAACGGAAAGATATTGAAAAATTCAACAAGGCTATTGAGCTTAGCAAAAAGATAGAAGAGGTCCGAAAACATATAGCAGCTAATCTGGATGCCGAAGACGTTACAAGGCGCAAAATTGCCACTGTGTGTTATCTGATTGATGCTTTGAAATTGCGTGTGGGCGACGAGAAAGAAGCTGATGAAGCGGACACGGTAGGTGCCACAACGCTGAGACCTGAACATGTAAAATTTGGAAAAAACCGTGTGGTAACCTTTGACTTTCTAGGTAAAGACGCGGTTAGGTGGCAAAAGCGAATACGACTACCTGAACAGATCATTAATAATATTCAGGAGTCTATGAAAATTGCCAATTCATCAATTTTTGAAGGAGTAAGGTCAAATAATGTCTCACTTTTTCTCGACGAAGTCGTGACGGGTATTTCAAGCAAAGTTTTCAGAACCTACCACGCCTCCAAAGTAGTGGATGATTTTCTTTATAGTTCGGATGTTTCTAAGCCAGATCCAGATTATGAAAAGAAGCACATTGCTACTATGGCTAATCTTGAAGCTGCCATCATTTGTAATCACAAAAGAAAGCCTAGGAAGAACTGGAAGGAGTCATTGGAAAAGAAGATGGATAGGTTAAATAAATTAAAGGCTAAAGGTACCCCTAGCGCGAAGAAACGAGCTAAGATTCTTCGGTCCAAGATTAAGGCTTTTCGTGAAACAAGAGATTATAATCTTGGGACTTCTTTGAAGAGTTACATTGACCCGCGAATTTATTATCGGTGGGGGAGAAAAGTAGATTTTGATTGGAAGCTTTATTATCCCAAGGCTTTACAAAAGAAGTTTTCATGGGTTGAACGCAAAACGAACTAA
- a CDS encoding tyrosine-type recombinase/integrase yields MIPNETLTRRRPQQPTKYDDLIINTLIKAKNSGKAKNTVRSISYSLRQLNKNADLKNPEEVKTYLANSTVCNATKTKLCFAYNWFCQTNNIQWTRPKYKWERKIPIIPTTANIDKIISASTRKYATIFTILKETGLEGHELATTTRQHIDSEQGIISAQGCKGHNSRALKLKSKTADMLRHYLHTYTQNQPFPNSRAMGEAWRKARNKLSQTLQQPQLKTIPLRNLRHYHATRLYDKTKDILLVKQRLGHKKIETTMFYTQLITFNEEEEYTCKTANTVKEATDLIENGFQYITEMDGLKLFKKRK; encoded by the coding sequence ATGATACCCAACGAAACACTAACTAGACGACGACCCCAACAGCCAACAAAATACGACGACTTGATAATAAACACTTTGATAAAAGCCAAAAACTCAGGAAAAGCCAAAAACACCGTACGCTCAATCTCATACAGCCTAAGGCAACTCAACAAAAACGCAGACCTCAAAAACCCTGAGGAAGTAAAAACCTATCTTGCCAACTCAACAGTCTGCAACGCCACCAAAACAAAACTCTGTTTTGCATACAACTGGTTCTGCCAAACCAATAATATCCAATGGACAAGACCAAAGTACAAATGGGAAAGAAAAATACCAATCATACCAACCACCGCAAACATAGACAAGATAATATCAGCATCAACAAGAAAATACGCAACAATCTTCACAATACTCAAAGAAACAGGCTTAGAAGGACACGAACTAGCAACAACCACACGCCAACACATAGACAGCGAACAAGGAATAATAAGCGCACAAGGTTGTAAAGGACACAACTCAAGAGCATTGAAACTCAAGTCAAAGACCGCCGACATGCTCAGACACTACCTACACACCTACACACAAAACCAACCATTCCCAAACTCAAGAGCAATGGGCGAAGCATGGAGAAAAGCAAGAAACAAACTATCACAAACACTACAACAACCACAACTCAAAACAATCCCACTTAGAAACCTAAGACACTACCACGCAACACGACTATACGACAAAACGAAAGACATCTTACTCGTAAAACAGAGACTAGGACACAAGAAAATCGAAACAACGATGTTCTACACACAACTAATCACATTCAACGAAGAAGAAGAATACACATGCAAGACCGCCAACACCGTAAAAGAAGCCACCGACCTAATAGAAAATGGATTCCAATACATCACAGAAATGGATGGACTCAAACTATTCAAAAAACGTAAATGA